The Chloroflexus aggregans DSM 9485 genome segment TGAAACGGGCTTCAGCGGTTGGGTCACCTCTGTTCACATCGGGGTGGTATTTGCGTGCAAGTCGCCGATACGCTCGCTTGATCTCATCATCACTAGCATTGCGGCTAACGCCGAGTACTTGATAATAATCCTTCATACCACCGCCCTGCGCTGTTGGGAAGTTGTTGCAAGCGTAATTGTAGAGAGCGCTGCTGGTGGCGTCAAGGTAGGTGTGTTAGATCTCTGTTAGCATAACAATGGCGCGGGGTTTACTCCGCGCCAGAATGAACTTGCCGCCGCAACTGATTGTCAGGCAAACTCGAAACGTTCGAGTTCGTACCGACGGAAGGCGGCAAATGCGGCAAGATCGCGGATCCGGCGCTGAATGAGATCACGTTCAAGTGGATCGTTGTAGCTCCGCACCAAACGCCGGATCGCCTCGTGCCACTCCGGCGGTGGTGTGTAGCGGTATAATGGTTCACCACCGACCGATTTGTTGACGGCCAGAAAGCCGGCGGCGGTCAGCTCGTCAAGTGCTTGTTGGATACTCCAAATATCACGGAAGAGCCGCTCGGCAATGGCAGTCGCCGTTAGCTCACAGCGTGGATGTTCGTGAAACATAAGGAGCAAATGCAATTTTTCCGGTGTATCGAGCACTTGCTCTAGCAAACGTTGCACGTGTGGGTCGATCATAGTGCTGCTCCTTCTGGGGTGATCGGCAATGATCACGGGCTAAGGAAAGATGAAACCAACGACTCCTACGTCGTGGGAGGAGCGCAACACGGGGATGAGATGAAAATTGTTTCATAGCTCACAGAGATTATACACGATTATTTAACGAATTGCCATACTTTTGCCGACTTTTTTTATAACAAAAGTGAGTAAACGACAACCAATTTAGTTGTTTTTGCAACCGTTCGCACATGAGTATAATAGAGCCGATTGTAATCGTTCGATAGGAGGTTTTTGATGGCAGCGATCCCAGTTGCAGTTCTAGGCGCGACAGGCGCGGTGGGGCAACGTTTTATCCAGTTGCTCGATAAGCATCCGCTGTTTCAGGTAGTAGCTCTCACGGGGAGTGAGCGAAGCGCAGGGAAGAAATATCGTGAGGTTTGCCGGTGGGTCCTCGATACGCCAATGCCACCGGAAGTGGCTCATCTGACGGTACTAGATGCCGAAGCCGATGTGCCGGCACAACTAGTATTCTCGGCTTTGCCTAGCAATGTTGCCGGCCCGATTGAACAACGGCTGGCGGCTGCCGGCCATATTGTCTGCTCCAACGCTTCTAATCATCGCATGGAGCCGGACGTACCGTTGGTGATTCCTGAAGTTAATCCCGATCACCTTAATCTCATCGCAGTGCAGCGCCGCCGGCGAGGTTGGTCGGGTGCGATTGTGACGAATCCAAACTGTACCTCGACCCCCGCAACGATGGTGTTACGTCCGTTGCTGGATACGTTTGGGGTGCGACGAATGTTGTTGGTAAGTATGCAGGCGTTGTCTGGGGCAGGATATCCCGGTGTCCCAAGCTACGATATTGTCGATAACGTGATTCCCTTTAT includes the following:
- the asd gene encoding aspartate-semialdehyde dehydrogenase — its product is MAAIPVAVLGATGAVGQRFIQLLDKHPLFQVVALTGSERSAGKKYREVCRWVLDTPMPPEVAHLTVLDAEADVPAQLVFSALPSNVAGPIEQRLAAAGHIVCSNASNHRMEPDVPLVIPEVNPDHLNLIAVQRRRRGWSGAIVTNPNCTSTPATMVLRPLLDTFGVRRMLLVSMQALSGAGYPGVPSYDIVDNVIPFIGGEEPKLEVEPQKMLGQLRDDTIVPASFTTSAHCNRVPVLEGHLVCLSIELERKASPEEVADVLRAFRGLPQELRLPTAPEQPIIVRDEPDRPQPRRDRDAGRGMATVVGRIRPCSLFGIKLIALSHNTIRGAAGASILNAELMHAQGWL